The genomic interval GGCGGCCAGCGCGACGACATCGAGGAGTCGCTGGGCTTGAAGGCCGGCGCCTTCACCAAGCCCAAGGTGGCGCGCGGCCTGGTGAAGCTGGTGTTGGACCGGCTCCTCTTCGACGAGCCCGCGCCCGGCGTCACGGAAGCCCGTTGGGAGCGAATCAAGGCGGCGGGACAGGTCCTGCGTGCGCTGCCTCCCGACGCCACGGTGGAGGGCTTCGAGGCACGGCTGGCCCAGACGCTCCCCGTCCCCCTTTCCGAGGCCCGAGAGGCGCTGTACTCGGACCTGCCCGGCCACCGCCGGCTGGTGGGGTGGGACGGCGAGGCACTGAACGCCCAGGACCTGCTGGACCGCTACAACCTGGCGCTGGCGCAGGGCCCCCTGCTGTCCGCACGGCGCCTCCGCCTGCGAGCCCAGGCGCCGGACCTGCTGCGCGTGCGCAAGGTGCTCCGGTGGCTCAAGTTCTGCCGCCTGGTGGCCGAGGTGTGGCGTGACGACGACAACTGGGCGCTCGACGTGGAGGGCCCTGGGGCCATGCTGGCGCTCCAGAAGAAGTACGGCCTGCAACTGGCGACCTTCCTGTCCGTGGTGCCGGTGCTGGAGCGCTGGGAGCTGACCGCCACCGTGGAACTTTCACGGCGGCAGGCCACGTTGATGCTCAGCCACAAGGACCCGCTGCGTTCGCCCCTACCCGCCGCACTGGGTCACATTCCTCCGGAAGTGGCCTCCCTCGCGGAGGGCTTCGCGGATGACGCCTGGGAGCTGGACCTGACGCCCCTTCCCCGGCACGTGGGCGCCTCCGGACTGTGCGTGCCGGACCTCACCTTCCGCCACCGTGCGTCCAAGAGAGAAGTCGCGCTGGAGCTCTTCCACGCATGGCATGCGGCGCCCCTGGCCCGGAGGCTGACGGAGCTGCGCTCGCGGCCGGACGCGGGCCTGCTGCTGGGCGTGGACCGGGCGCTGGCCAAGGAGGCCGTGGAGCGAGAGGCGCTGGAGGCCCACCCGCAGGTGGTGCTCTTCAACGGCTTCCCCTCCGCGCGCAAGCTGCGGGAGCGCCTGGCGAAACTGGAGCCCGGGCGGTGAGCGCTGCGCTCGCCCGCCGGGAACGCGCGTCAGCCGCGCGGCTTGAACTGCGCCGCGAGCACGCTGAGGATCCGGATGGACGTCCGGTCCAGTTGCTTGGCCCGGCGCATGAGCCGCCGCAGCTCCGCGGACTCGCCGTAGTCACTGGGCGGCTCGGCGGCCCACTTCACCTCCTGCACCGGCTTGAGGCCCAGCGCCTCGTCCGCGGAGATGGAGAGCACCGTGCACAACCTGCGGAACGTCTGGATGCTCGGCAGCATGTGCCCGCGCTCGAGCCGGCCATAGACTTCGCTCGCGATGCCAATGCGTTCCGCCACGTCGGCCTGGGTCAGGTTCAGTCGGGTCCGAGCAAGGCGAGCCGCTCCGCCAAGGCGGGATGCGAGAGTCTTTTCCATGGGTCGTTAACCTAGCGGGTCCGCACATGTCGATATGACTTGAGAGGTTGGCATCCAAGAACTTCCTGAGTAGTCTTGTAGGTAGGCAACCTCGTGCGTTTGGCCAACCACACAGGTCTCACCCTGCTGGCGCGAAGACCATGCTGACCTTCTTGTTCGTGGACGAAGACCCACGTTCACTCGCCGCGCTGCGGCGTCTCGTGAGGGATTTACCCGGCGGCAAGCGCTTCGCCCGCTGCGTGGAGGAGGCCCTCGCGCTCGTGAAGGAAGAAGCGCCGTCCGTGGTGGTGACGGGCGATCTGCTCCCGGACGGAGACGGGCTGGGGCTGCTGGAGCAGGTGCGTGCGAGCCACCCCCGCACCGCCTGCGCGCTGCATGCGGTGATGCCGCCCCTGGCGCGGGACATCACGTGGATGGACCGCGCCGCGCCACCCTCGGAGGTGCATGCCCTGCTGCGGATGCTGGGCATCGGTGCAGCATCGATGGGAAGCCCGCGTTAAGGTGCCGCTCGACGCGCCATGAAGCTCTACGCCATCAGCGACCTGCACTTGCGCCACAACGACAACCGCCTGGCGCTCCAGGCGCTTCCGGCCCATCCGGAGGACTGGCTCATCGTCGCGGGGGACGTGGGCGAGACGCTGGCGGAGATGGAGCTCATGCTGAGCACCCTCACCCAGCGCTTCCGCCAGGTCATCTGGGTGCCCGGCAACCATGAGCTGTGGACCATGCCGTCGGAGCAGCCGCAACTGAAGGGTGAGGCGCGCTACCAGCGGCTGGTGAGCCTGTGCCGCAGCTACGGCGCCCTCACGCCGGAGGACCCCTACCCCCGCTGGCCCGGCCCTGGCCCCGAGCGCGTCATCGTCCCCATGTTCCTGGGCTACGACTACACGTTCCGCCCGGACCATGTGCCCGCGGACAAGGCGCTGGAGTGGGCCTGGGAGGATGACCTGCTGTGCACCGACGAGGTGCTGCTGCACCCCGAGCCCCACGCCAGCCGCGCCGCCTGGTGCGCCGCGCGCGTCGAAGCCACGCGGGCCCGGCTGGACGCCCTCCCCCCGGGCTGCGCCACCGTCCTCGTCAACCACTACCCGCTGCGCTACGAGCACGTGCGGCTGCCGCGCATCCCCCGCTTCTCCATCTGGTGCGGGACGAAGCAGACGGAGGACTGGCACACCCGCTACCGCGCGGAGGTCGTCGTCTCCGGCCACCTCCACATGCCCGCGACGCTGTGGCGTGACGGCGTGCGCTTCGAAGAGGTGTCGCTGGGCTACCCCGTGCAGTGGAAGTACCGGGGCGTGCACGCGTGGGAGAGCTGCCTGCGCGTCATCCTCCCCGGCCCCACGCCGTAGAAAGCACGAAGCCCCGGGCGCCGCGTGAAGCGGAGCACCCGGGGCCTCATCGGCGCGGCTCAAGGCCGCGCCGTCACTTCAGACTACTTGGGCAGCGGCTCGAGGAAGGAGCCGATGAGGACGATGCCCTCGAAGCCATCCTTCGCGCCGTAGACCTCGATGTAGTAGCGGCCGGCCGGAGCGTTGATGAGGTTGCACTTCTCCGACTGGTGGTCCTTCACGCTGCGGCAATCGTAGTCCGCGTGCGTCGGGGCGCCACCGCGCTTGACGTAGAGGTCGGGGTTGCCCTTGCCCTCGCCCGTCTGGATGTAGATGTTGTTCTTCCCCTGGCCCGGGCGACGCTCCGGAACGTCGAGGATGAACACCTGCGAGGAGCCCGCCGCGCCCGAGAGGTTCTCCACGGCGATGCCGCTCTCGATGGGGACGAAGCCACCCTCCCAGGTCACGGTCAGCGTGGCGTCGGAGTACGCACGGTAGCCGTTCACCATCGCGTACCACTTGCCGTGCTGCGGAGCCGCGAAGGTGCAGACCTCGTTGTTGCCACCGGCGTACGGGCGGCAATCATACAGCGCGGTGGTGGGCGCGTTGTTGTAGCGGACGTACAGGTCGGCGTCACCCGTGCCACCCGACAGGGTGAAGCGCAGGTTGTAGGCACCTTCCGGCACCGTGACCTCGAAGTACTTCTTCTCGTTGGCGCCACCCGACACGACGACCGGCGTGTCCTTGACGATGGGGTCCGTCGGCGGAGGCGGAACCGGGACGCTGACGCCAACGGCCTTCCACGCGTTCGACACCGACTCGATGGTGGCGGCGTCGTAGCCGAGCTGCGCCGCGGCCTGCTCCGAGATGGTCTTCGCGGCCTCGAAGTTGGACGTCGGCACCATCAACGTGTTGGCCTTGTAGAAGATCTGCGCGGCCTTCTCGATGCCGATGCCCGCCACCACGATGGTGCTCTTGCCGCGCGGGTGCGTGCCGCCCTGCGACAGGAGGTAGAACGCCAGGTTGGAGATACCGGAGCTGTAGTGCACGCCGGTACCGGGCACGTAGTTGTGGTAGTGGTCGAGCGAGTCGCCATCCAGCGCCGGGTCGTTCATGTAGCGCAGGGCGTCGTTCGGGATGGACGGGGTCCACACGTCGTCGCCAATCAGCCAGTGACGCGGGGAGACCTCGTCCGCGCCGTCGCCGTACCACTCGCACACCGCGCCGAACACGTCGGACATCGACTCGTTCAGGCCGCCGGACTCACCCGAGTAGATGAGGTCCGACTCGTTGTCCGTCACGGCGTGGGTCAGCTCGTGCGCCGTCACGTCCAGCGAGTTGGCTAGGTTGGTGGCCGTCACGCCGTCGCCATCGCCGTACACCATCTGGGTACCGTCCCAGAAGGCGTTCACGTAGTTGACGCGGTGGTGCACGGTGCTGATGAGCGTGCCGCCCGCGTTGTCGATGGAGTCACGACCGAACAGGGTGTTGTAGCAGTCGTAGACGGTGCCCAGGTGGTCGTAGTTGGTGTTGACCACGGGGTCCGCCACCGGCGCCGCGCCCTCGATGCGCACGACCGCGCCCGGCAGGGTGCTGGTGTTGTTGCCGTTGTGGAGGCGGCGGTCGAGGGACTCCTTGATCTGCGGGATGCGCAGCATCACATCCGCGTTGCGCGCGTCCACCAGGACCCAGTCGCGAACGGGCGTGCCGTCCGCCTTGTTGCCGTGCTGGACGACCTTGTACATCAGGCGCAGCTCGTCATCGACGCGCCAGTACACCAGCTCCGGGTTCTTGTCGGTGACCCAGCCCTTGAGCGTCTCGCGGTCGGAGTCCACCGCGGACGTGGCAATCTCACCCGCGATGGTCGCCTTCAGCTCGGCGCGCAGGTCGCTGCGGACGTTGGTGTTCGCCGCGAAGACCTTGCCGTTGCGCGCGTGCAGGATCAGCTCGCCGCCCAGCACCGGGATGTCGTTGTGCTTCACGGAATAGCGGTAGTGGCTGTCACCCTGCTTGTCCGTGTGCGCCTTCTTGAAGACCAGGTTGCCCGGCTCCAGGCGGAACGTCGGCGCCACGGCGTCGACGACCGAGGCCAGCGCGGACGCGTTGAGCGCCTTGGGACCCGCGGCAGGAATATCCGGCAGAGCAATCGACAGACCGGTGACGAACTGCGCCACCTTCTGGTTGTCCGTCAGAATGACCTTCGCGCCATTCTCCAGCATCGCCGCCTTCGCGGCATCCGTAGGCTTGTCGGCCTCGGGGGCAGGGGTGGACTCGTTGCAACCGACAACGACAGACAGCGCCGCAATACCGAGCGCTCCGCGAACTCTCTTCTGCACCATGTAATCCTCCTAAGCGGAAAGATTAGGAGGCACGATGACACAGGGATGACGCGTATTTCAAGGTTGCGCGATTATTTCAGTTTCTATCCTCTTCTTAGATTTCAGGTTATTTACGATTATTCCTTTGCTTTCGTGGATTTGCGAGGTCCACTACGAGTGCGAGCAACCTTCCACGTGACGTGACAGGTCGTCCAGGCGGGCCTCGGTTTTCCACAGGTCGTGTGAACTTTGTGCCGGACTCGGGGTCCGCCCGCGCGCGTGAGGCAACACTGGCATCGACGTGGCTGGCCATTACGCTTCCTGTCCGGGAGGCAACGATGCGCGCATTGCAGCTACAGCGGCTGGACGGCCCTGACGGGCTCCAACTGGTGGACGTGCCCGAGCCCGAGGCGGGGGACTCGGTGCTCATCGACGTGGTGGCGGCCGGGGTGAGCTTTCCGGACCTGCTGCTCACCCGGGGGCAGTACCAACTCAAGCCCGCCCTGCCCTTCATTCCGGGCGTGGAGGTGGCCGGCGTGGTGCGGCAAGCCCCCGCGGGCGCGGGGGTGAAGCCCGGGCAGCGGGTGATGGCCTTCAGCTTCGGACTGGGCGGCTTCGCCGAGGTGGCCGCGATTCAGCCGGAGATGGTGTTCCCCATCCCCGCGGACTGGAGCTTCGAGGCGGCCGCGGGCGTGGTGATGAACTACCACACGGCGCACTTCGCGCTGCACCGGCGAGGCCGGCTCAAGGCGGAGGAGAGCGTCGTGGTCCATGGCGCCGCGGGAGGCGTGGGCACGGCGGCGGTGCAGGTGGCGCGCGGCGCGAAGGCACGCGTCATCGCCGTGGTGAGCGACGAGCGCAAGGCGGACGTCGCCCGGCGGGCCGGCGCGCACGAGGTGCTGCTGTCGACCGGAGATTGGGTCGCGCAGGTGCGGGAGAAGACGGGCGGCCTGGGTGCCAACGTGGTGGTGGACCCGGTGGGCGGCGACATCTTCGACAAGAGCCTCAAGTGCCTGGCGCCCGAAGGCCGGCTGCTGGTGGTGGGCTTCGCGAGCGGGCGCATCCCCGAGGTCCAGGTGAACCGGCTCCTGCTGCGCAACATCGACGTGGTCGGCGTGGCCTGGGGCGGCTTCCTCCTGCACGAGCCATCCCTGACGCCCACCATCGCCAAGGACCTGGAGGCCATGGCGGACCGTGGTGTGCTCACGCCCGTCGTGGGCCCGGTGTTCCCGCTGGAGCAGGGCGCGCAGGCCCTGCGTGAGCTCGACGCCCGGCGCGCCACGGGCAAGGTGGTGCTGCGCATGCGCGAAGGCTGACATGGCCTGGAGGCACCGGCGCGAGCGTGCTCGCGCCCGGTGCCCGTTGATTGAACGCCGGGCATGCGGCCCGCCGCGTGTGGCCATGTCCGGCGCTGCCGACTTCGCGGAGGGACACCACCTTGGTGCAGGAGGTGACGGCACCATGGTGGATGACATTCTGGAGCGGCAGCACCAGCGCGAGCGGGAACAGGAGCGCAGGCGGCTGCGCGAGGAGGAGCAGAAGGACCTGGACGTGGAGTCCCACCGGGGACCGCGTCCCCTGGAAGGCTACGCGGGGGGCCACACCTCGTGGACGGACCAGCAGGATGACGACTCCGCCCGTCAGGTCCATGCGGGCGATGCCCAGGCCTCCTGGGAAGCCAGCGAACGGCAGGCGCGACTGGAGCCGGAACCCGAACCCGAACCCGAGCCCGCCCGCCGTGAGGACGAACCGCCGCCGGGTGGCGAGCGCTCCCGGTGAAGCGCGGCCCACGACGCGTGGGTCAACGAAGCTCGGGCACCTCGCGCTCCAGCGTCTCCGCCGCGCGTGCATCCTTGGGCAGGCCGAAGCGCTGGCGCGAGCACGCCAGCAACTGCCCCGCGTAGACGGTGTCCTCGAGCGCCTCCTGGAAGCGGCCCAGCCGCGCCAGCGTGCGTGCCCGCTCGTCCACCAGCCGGGCCAGGATGCGGGCCTGCTCCGCGTGTGAGAACAGGCGGACCACGGAGCGCGCGTCGAAGCACATCAGTGTGTCGAACTCCATGCCCAGCGCGGCCGTGCAGGCTTCGCGAATGTGCAGGAGGCTCGTGTCCAGGGCCGCCTCCGCCCGTGCCCGGGCGATGTCCGGAGCCAGACGGCCGAGCTCACGCACGGCATTCAGGGTGAAGGCGTAACGCAGAACGGGCATGCGGATGGGAACTACACCCCAGCCGCGAGGATTCATCCAGTCGCCGCGTGTGTCGAGTGTCGCCCCCAGGCCCGCCCCGGGGGAACTCCCGCGAAAGAACGTCACTGGCCGGGATGGAATGGCGCCGACTACAGTTTCTCGTCGCGTTCCAGTCACCCCCACCAAGGACGACGAGACATGAAGGACCTGGACGCCATCCTCCGCGCGCGGGCGCAAGCTCGCGGCCCCCTGGTCCTGGCCACGGTGGTCGAGGTATCGGGCTCCGCCTACCGGCGGCCGGGTGCGCGGATGTTGATGAGCGAGGACGGATGGCTCGCGGGCGGCATCAGCGGCGGCTGCCTGGAGGCCGACATCGTCCGCAAGGCCTTCTTCTGGACCACCACCGGGCCCCGCCTGCTGCGCTACGACTCCACCAGCAACACCGCGGAGGACGAAGGTGCCTTCTCCTTCGCGCTGGGCTGCAACGGCGTGGTGGACGTGCTGCTGGAGCGCTGGGAGGCGGGCGCGGGCGAGGCCCTCTCCTTCGCCGCCGAGGCGCGGGAAGCGGGGCGCCGGGCGGTGGTGGCGACGGTGTACCGGGGCCCCGCGAACGCCGTGGGTTCCCGGTTGAAGCTCCGCGATGACGGCACCGAAGCGGGCCAACTGTCCGGCGCACTGGGCGACGCCGTGCGCGAAGCCGCACGCGAGGCGCTGGAAGCGGGCCGGACGTGGAGCGGCCCCTGCGGCGGCGCGGACGTGCTGGTGGAAGTCGTGGAGCCGCCCCATCCCCTGGTGCTCTTTGGCAGCGGATTCGACGTGGCCCCGGTGGTGAACCAGGCCGCGGCCCTGGGCTGGCATGTCACGGTGGTGGCGGACCGGCCCGCGCAGGCCCTGCGGCGCCGCTTTCCCCAGGCCCATGCGGTGGTGTCGGCGAAGGCCCCGGACGCGCCCAGTGCGGTGCCCCTATCGCCCCGTGCGCTGGCCGTGCTGATGACACACAGCCTGCCGCAGGACCGCGAGCTGCTGGCGCGGCTCCTCCCACGGCCCCTGCGCTATCTGGGCGTGTTGGGACCTCGCTCGCGCACAGACCGATTGCTCGCGGAGCTGCCCTCCCCGCCCACCGACGCACACCTGGAGAAGCTGCACGCGCCCGTGGGCCTGGACCTGGGCGCGGAAGGCGCGGAGGAAATCGCCCTGTCCATCATCGCCGAGCTTCAAGCGGTGGTCGCCGGACGCGAGGGCGGCAAGCTTCGCGAGCGGCGCGCGCCCATCCACACCGCCGCGCCCCTGCCGGCGCAGAGGCTCGCATGACGGTGGGCGTGGTGCTGCTGGCCGCGGGCGGCTCCTCGCGACTGGGCCACCCCAAGCAACTGGTGCGATACCAGGGCTCGACGCTGGTGCGGCGCGCCGCCGAGGCCGCGGCCTCCTTGCGGTGCGGCCCCGTGGTGGTGGTGCTGGGCGCGTCGAGGGATGCGGTCGCGGCGGAGCTCACAGGCCTCCCCGTGCGCACCGTGGACCATGCGGACTGGGCCGCAGGCCCTGGAGGCTCACTGCGCGCGGGGCTCGGTGCGCTGCGGGAGACGGAGCCCCCCGCGCTGAACGCCGTGCTCGTGTTGCTGTGCGACCAGCTTCGCGTGGATGCCGCACACTTGCGGACGCTGCTGGATACCTTTGAACGGACTCGCGCGTCCGTGGTGGCCTCCGCCTACGAGGACACTCGAGGCGTACCCGCCCTCTTCGCGCGTGACGTCTTCCCGGAGCTGGATGCGCTCAGCCCGGGCCAGGGCGCGCGTGGTGTGATTGCGCGCGTGGCCTCGCGCGTGGTGGACGTCCCGCTGCCCGGGGGTGGCGACGACGTGGACACGCCCGAGGATGTCTCGCGGCTGACGTGAACTGCGGCCGCATCCGTCGCGCCGCGAATACGCGCATCGGCCCCGAGGCTGGCCCTCTGGTACGTCAGTGCGTATTGCCACCACCGCGCACCGCTCCCCACCTTCTGCGCGCAGGACTTTCAGCAAAGGGGGGCTCATGTCCAAACTCAGGTTCCCGGCGGCGCTGGCCGCCTCGGCGGTGATGTGTTTCTCGGTCGGTTGCTCCAGAAATGCCAAGACATCCCATGGCGGGATGCCACCCACTGCGCAGCAGGTGCCACGGCAAAACGAAGGCCTGCCGCCCAACGCGCAGGCGGAGATGAAGCGGGACTGCCCCATGGACGTGTCCGGCGCGCAGGCGCGCGCGGAGGACATCCCGGAGGGCGTGGCCCTCATCATCGTCACGCCGGAAACCAACAAGGTAGCGGACCTCCAGCAGCGCAGCCGGAGGATGATGCAGTTCCAGCAGGAGCACGGCACGGGCGGCAGCGGCATGGCCCAACCACCGGGCGTGGACTACGACGAGATGGGCGGCCGCGAGGAGCCGGGCTCCGCGGGCGCGCCGTCGGTGCCGTCCATCGCCAGCGTGCATGACTCACCGGAGGGTGTCGTCATCGTCTACACCGCCGTCGACCCGGCCCGGCAGGACAAGCTGAGCTCCGAAATCCACCGGAACGCGAAGTACCTGGCCACGGGCAAATGCCCGGGGATGGCGGCGGACTGAGCGCGACCCGAGGCCAGCGCCCGGGGTCCTGCCCCCCGTCGTCCAGGTAGGCCGTGCGCTGGCTTCCCCCCCCCGAAGTCGCCCGCTGTCACGCCAGTGGCGGCAGGTGCGTCAGGAGCCGCTGCAGGTCCGGCTGAAGCTCGTCCGGTGACGCGCCCGCGAGCACGTCCACCGGATGCGTGCCCCAGGTGACGGCATAGGTCCGCAGCCCCGCGGCCTGCCCCGCGCGCAAGTCCAACGCGGTGTCCCCCACCATCCACAACCCGCCCGTGCCCAGGGCTGCCAGCGCGTGGTGGATGACGTCGGGCGCGGGCTTGTGCGGAAAGCCATCCGTGCCCTGGACGTGGTGGAGCAGCGGGCCCAGGCCCATGGCGTCCACGAACTTGCGCGCCATGTCGGGACGCTTGGTGGTGGCCACCGCCAGCAGGTAGCCCCGCTCGCGCAGCGCGCGCAGCACCTCCACCACGCCCGGATAGGGCCGCGAGCGCCGGTGGAAGTTGAGCGGGTAGTGCTCACGGTAGGCCACGCACAACGCGGGGACGTGGTCCGGCGCGAACTGGCTGTACATCCAGTCCAGCGGATGGCCGATGAGCGCACGCACCTGCTCGTAGGTCGGCGCCGGAAGCCCCAGGTGCCCGAAGGCGTGGAGGAAGCTGTCGATGATGTCCGGCAGCGAGTCCACCAGCGTGCCGTCGAGGTCGAAGAGGATGCCGCGAGAAGAGGAAGCGCTCACGCACCTTCCATACCCCCTCTCGCGCCCCCTGTCCTCCCTCCGGACTCAGGGCGAGGCGTGCTCCAGCGGAGCAGCGGGCGCCTGCTCCAGGACGCACATCCACAGCCGCTCCTCCTGCACACAGCGCGTACCGCGAATGGCGCGGAACTCATGGAGCCGCTGCGGAATGGAGAGGTAGATGGTCTCCGGGTCGAGCTTGCCCGCCCGGATATCGTCGTCGAGCCCCAGGCAGTAGGGCTGCGCGCGCGCGTCATCCAGTCGCGCGACGTAGCCGCTGTTGAAGGTGAGCCCCAGCAAGTAGGCGCGATAAGCCCAGCGGTGGAAGTCCATGGGCCCGGCGCGGCAGCCCCGCCCGGAGCCGTCATGCATCTGCGGCGGGTAGAGCACCAGGTGCTTGCGTCCAGCAGCGGCCTCGCGCAGCGCATCGGACGGCTGTGTGTTCCAGGCCGGCCCTTCCTTCGCTTGATGGCCCCGCCCCAGATTCACATCGAAGGCTTGCAGCACCAGCGCCAGGGCCAGCAGCGACGGTGCCACCGCGGGCCGAGGCAGGCGGATGAGCGCGAGCGCGGAGCCCAGCGCCAGCAGGTAGTACAGCGGCCACACGAAGCGGCCGGAGGAGCGGAAGGGCTCCACCCACCGCATCACCGGCGCGTAGAGGCCCGTCAGGTCCGCGACGAGCTCGCCTTGCAGGGTGATGCGCGAGGACAGCGCGAAGAAGCCCAGGCCCAGCGCCACCAGCCCCACCGGCACCAGCCTGCGCCACTGCCGCGCGACGAGCGGCGCGTCCCGCACGAGCAGGATGAGCGCGGCCCAGAGCGCGAAGAGCACGCCCAGCCCCAGGTAGCCGAAGCCTTCGTACTGGGCGCCCTGCCTCGGCAGCGGCCCCAGGAAGCGCGACCAGGAGTCCCGGTAGCCCATCGGATTGACGAACGCCAGGAGGTCCGCGGAGAACCCACCGAAGGCGTCGGCGCCCAGGGTGCGGACGGTGCCGAGGTAGCCCAGCACGTAGAAGAGCACCAGCACCACGCCCACGTTCACCACGGCGCCCAGCAGGGGCCACCGCCAGGGCAGCCGCTGCTCCAGCGCGGTCCGCATGCACAGCGCCAGCGCGAGCGGCAGCACCATGGCGGTAATCACGGGGTGCACGCCCGCGGCGAACACGCACAGCGCCAGCGCGATGCCCAGCGCCTGCTTCGCCTCGCGCGCGTCCCGCTGCGGAATCAGGTTGAGCCCTACCAGCAGCACGATGGTCCAGTGCGCGCACAGCGCTTCGTGCGCCATGCTCATGCGCGCCAGCAGCGTGGGCGACAGCACGAGCAGCGCGCCCACCAGCCACTGCTGCGGCACCGTCGCGCCCATCCGCCGCGCCACCCACGCGGAGGAGGCGCCCTGCAGCATCAGGCACATGCACATCCACGGACCGATGTATTGGAAGTCGGCGGGCAGCAGGCTGGAGAACGGCCGCAGCAGCAGCGCCACCCAGGGGATGGCGTCCATGTAGCCGAGCGTCGTCCCGAGCGGATGCAGGTAGCCGTCGATGGCGCCCAGCGGGAAGCGGAGCGGCTCGTTGCGGAAGAACAACCAGCCCAGCAGGTGCTGGCTGAAGTCGTCACGGATGAGCCAGGCCAGGCGGGTGGGATTCAGCGCCGCCGGACCGTAGATGGCCAGGAACGCCAACAGCCCCACTCCGGCGGCCCCCAGCGGGCCCGCGTTCGC from Myxococcus xanthus carries:
- a CDS encoding DUF6311 domain-containing protein translates to MRPALPERLRRIQDTVASFIVANAGPLGAAGVGLLAFLAIYGPAALNPTRLAWLIRDDFSQHLLGWLFFRNEPLRFPLGAIDGYLHPLGTTLGYMDAIPWVALLLRPFSSLLPADFQYIGPWMCMCLMLQGASSAWVARRMGATVPQQWLVGALLVLSPTLLARMSMAHEALCAHWTIVLLVGLNLIPQRDAREAKQALGIALALCVFAAGVHPVITAMVLPLALALCMRTALEQRLPWRWPLLGAVVNVGVVLVLFYVLGYLGTVRTLGADAFGGFSADLLAFVNPMGYRDSWSRFLGPLPRQGAQYEGFGYLGLGVLFALWAALILLVRDAPLVARQWRRLVPVGLVALGLGFFALSSRITLQGELVADLTGLYAPVMRWVEPFRSSGRFVWPLYYLLALGSALALIRLPRPAVAPSLLALALVLQAFDVNLGRGHQAKEGPAWNTQPSDALREAAAGRKHLVLYPPQMHDGSGRGCRAGPMDFHRWAYRAYLLGLTFNSGYVARLDDARAQPYCLGLDDDIRAGKLDPETIYLSIPQRLHEFRAIRGTRCVQEERLWMCVLEQAPAAPLEHASP